In Candidatus Binataceae bacterium, the genomic stretch TCGCGATGCTCGACCAACACGATTCCGCAGTTCGGCGGCACGTGCGCATCCTCCCACCGACCAGTTATATATGCCCACATTGCGACCATCACACCGCCGTGGCTCACTACGACCACATCGTCATCGGCGAAACGTGCGACCAGTTCATGGAGAATAGGTCCGACCCTATCGCGGACGTGTTCGTAGGATTCACCACCGGGCGGGACCCAGGTCCACGGCCGCGTATGATCGTAGCCTTGGGCCTCGAAAATCGATTCGTAAGGCTTGCCCGCGAAGTCGCCGGTTTCCCGCTCATGCAAGCCCTCGCGAACCTCAAACGGCAGCTTCAGCTCTTCGGCGATGATAGCTCCAGTGTCGCGCGCGCGAAGATACGGACTCGCCACCACTACGCGCGGATTTGAAATCGCGAGAATGGCGGATGCCACCTCGCGTGCCTGTTTGCGGCCCAATTCGGTGAGCGGTAGCGTCATCGGGGTGGTGGTAAAGATCCGCGTGACGTTTCCTGCGCTCTCGCCGTGTCGCACCAGTACCAATCTGCCCATGCTGTCGCTCTTTTCACCCACGCGGGCGCTTGGCGGTATTTTGCCCACAAGCAAAGATTGACGCCACGTCAGTCCGACCCTTAGGTCTGACGGTTTTCGCGGGCAAGTATCTTTTGGCGCCGCCA encodes the following:
- a CDS encoding histidine phosphatase family protein; this encodes MGRLVLVRHGESAGNVTRIFTTTPMTLPLTELGRKQAREVASAILAISNPRVVVASPYLRARDTGAIIAEELKLPFEVREGLHERETGDFAGKPYESIFEAQGYDHTRPWTWVPPGGESYEHVRDRVGPILHELVARFADDDVVVVSHGGVMVAMWAYITGRWEDAHVPPNCGIVLVEHREGKFREPHIIGGQQSQRHAGG